The Corallococcus exiguus genome has a window encoding:
- a CDS encoding VOC family protein, whose product MRSFVKLLVTDAQASVSFYEGLGFERIASEPPILRLQWGGESDVYLVSPPPNLKLEGRKGMGVLVGFRAGSEGVDAVAAKAAALGAHVEGPTVQPWYTREIVVTDPDGYRLNFIEPS is encoded by the coding sequence ATGCGGTCGTTCGTGAAGCTGCTGGTGACGGATGCTCAGGCCTCCGTGAGCTTCTATGAAGGCCTCGGCTTCGAACGCATCGCGTCGGAACCTCCCATCCTCCGCCTCCAGTGGGGCGGCGAGTCGGACGTGTACCTCGTGAGCCCTCCTCCAAACCTGAAGCTGGAGGGACGAAAGGGCATGGGCGTGCTCGTGGGCTTCCGCGCGGGCTCGGAAGGCGTGGACGCGGTGGCCGCGAAGGCGGCGGCGCTGGGCGCGCACGTGGAGGGCCCCACGGTGCAGCCCTGGTACACCCGCGAAATCGTCGTCACGGACCCGGACGGCTACCGGCTCAACTTCATCGAGCCCTCCTGA
- a CDS encoding vWA domain-containing protein produces the protein MGHEKPIEPFSDLHREGDRVRAVLLHDPTVEGLDMAIYMDASGSMREEYAYKTQQRTFLEWLRGAPMKEASNDVEPQVRWMLEYLATKDRNGLLRVAYWACGTSGRQVEPVGELKGTDVKQYKFPGAKQLGGYTYLEPALRDYVKYLEEQVKVGAKRGCAIIVTDGRLHDAEAVEKFSAEVAKKIASGRLPRINFVLVGVGDDIDEEQLEHIAHAEYPGVGHLWCHRIAKEITQVAELVAVLVDETMTVAAGGTIYDDKGTVLKTYEGRLPAVLEFDVPEEAKSFTLEVNGQRYTQPLPDEEHHDEDEDEDHH, from the coding sequence ATGGGACACGAGAAGCCGATCGAGCCGTTTTCGGACCTGCACCGCGAAGGAGACCGCGTGCGCGCGGTGCTGCTGCACGACCCCACGGTGGAGGGCCTGGACATGGCCATCTACATGGACGCTTCCGGCAGCATGCGCGAGGAGTACGCCTACAAGACGCAGCAGCGCACCTTCCTGGAGTGGCTGCGCGGCGCCCCGATGAAGGAGGCCTCCAACGACGTGGAGCCGCAGGTCCGGTGGATGCTGGAGTATCTGGCCACCAAGGACCGCAACGGTCTGCTCCGCGTGGCCTACTGGGCCTGTGGCACCAGCGGCCGCCAGGTGGAGCCCGTGGGTGAGCTCAAGGGCACCGACGTGAAGCAGTACAAGTTCCCCGGCGCGAAGCAGCTGGGCGGCTACACGTACCTGGAGCCCGCGCTGCGCGACTATGTGAAGTACCTGGAGGAGCAGGTGAAGGTGGGCGCCAAGCGCGGCTGCGCCATCATCGTCACCGACGGCCGCCTCCACGACGCCGAAGCGGTGGAGAAGTTCTCCGCGGAGGTGGCGAAGAAGATCGCCTCCGGGCGCCTGCCGCGCATCAACTTCGTGCTGGTGGGCGTGGGCGACGACATCGACGAGGAGCAGCTGGAGCACATCGCCCACGCGGAGTACCCGGGCGTGGGCCACCTCTGGTGCCACCGCATCGCGAAGGAGATCACCCAGGTCGCGGAGCTGGTCGCCGTGCTGGTGGACGAGACCATGACGGTCGCCGCCGGCGGCACCATCTACGACGACAAGGGCACCGTGCTGAAGACGTACGAGGGCCGCCTGCCCGCGGTGCTGGAGTTCGACGTGCCGGAGGAGGCCAAGAGCTTCACGCTGGAGGTGAACGGCCAGCGCTACACCCAGCCGCTCCCCGACGAAGAGCACCACGACGAGGACGAAGACGAGGACCACCACTGA
- a CDS encoding vWA domain-containing protein, giving the protein MAGHEVINRPFSDVHRMGNKVVATLLHDPTVEGLDVALYMDGSASMENAYGPRGILAKLAPVKNQVEPQMQWMLEYLANKDRDGKVRVTYWACGDGTQLEMVGDLTGPQAKGYRFPGPKSYGKATVMLPVLRDFVAHIKQQVGEGAKRGLAVIITDSQINDAHDVTAYATQVAKEIASGRLPRINFVFMGVGEHVDEEQMEEISHTTYPGVGHLWCHRHADRMEEMAELVAVLVDETMTVAAGGTVYDEQGNVLKTYEGRLPAVLEFEIPPTCKRFTLEVAGQRFDQPVPEEHEDEDHHDEDEEEKPQAATPPAAAPSHSRRGHRH; this is encoded by the coding sequence ATGGCCGGCCACGAAGTCATCAACCGCCCCTTCTCCGACGTCCACCGGATGGGCAACAAGGTCGTCGCGACGCTGCTGCACGACCCCACCGTGGAGGGCCTGGACGTGGCCCTCTACATGGACGGCTCCGCGAGCATGGAGAACGCGTACGGGCCGCGCGGCATCCTGGCGAAGCTCGCCCCGGTGAAGAACCAGGTCGAGCCGCAGATGCAGTGGATGCTGGAGTACCTGGCCAACAAGGACCGGGACGGCAAGGTGCGCGTCACCTACTGGGCCTGCGGCGACGGCACCCAGCTGGAGATGGTGGGCGACCTCACGGGCCCGCAGGCCAAGGGCTACCGCTTCCCCGGGCCCAAGTCCTACGGCAAGGCCACGGTGATGCTGCCGGTGCTGCGCGACTTCGTGGCGCACATCAAGCAGCAGGTGGGCGAAGGCGCCAAGCGGGGCCTGGCCGTCATCATCACGGACTCGCAGATCAACGACGCCCATGACGTGACGGCCTACGCCACGCAGGTGGCCAAGGAGATCGCCTCCGGCCGCCTGCCGCGCATCAACTTCGTCTTCATGGGCGTGGGCGAGCACGTGGACGAGGAGCAGATGGAGGAGATCTCCCATACGACCTATCCGGGCGTGGGACACCTCTGGTGCCACCGCCACGCGGACCGCATGGAGGAGATGGCGGAGCTCGTGGCCGTGCTGGTGGACGAGACCATGACGGTCGCCGCCGGCGGCACCGTCTACGACGAGCAGGGCAATGTGCTGAAGACGTACGAGGGCCGCCTGCCCGCGGTGCTGGAGTTCGAGATTCCCCCGACGTGCAAGCGCTTCACGCTGGAGGTCGCCGGCCAGCGCTTCGACCAGCCCGTCCCCGAGGAGCACGAGGACGAGGACCACCACGACGAGGATGAGGAAGAAAAGCCCCAGGCGGCAACGCCTCCGGCCGCCGCGCCCTCGCACTCACGCCGCGGACACCGCCACTAG
- a CDS encoding heavy metal translocating P-type ATPase, protein MSEQKKSGARFGSLNIKGLKEAQAGGNAVQRHVHGPGCNHDHGHEGHGHDHDDADGLTHVHTASCSHGHDHGHDHHGHAHSQRVIRPPGHRPAEGGGSALQLDLEGTLPGETDDQGRFARLEAALESQHGITDVHLRRDAGHAEVCIHYEPSLVSVTQLLKLARKTGEQVAARYLHHTWFVRGMDSADAAQVIEHAVSKMKGVLTASVAYASERLVIEYDKAELKLPDVEARVKSLGHGLEVPMAGHACSHHAHGGGLAPLLELPLVVVSGVLLAAGFVVDHFALAPPLVATVLWALSMASGGFFAIRGSVQSIAQLRIDIETMMVVAALGAAVLGAWFEGAFLLFLFSAGHALEHRAMEKARRSIEALGQLRPEVARVRRGSEVVEVPVADVKRGERIVVRPGDRVPLDGVILEGKSSLDQAAITGESMPVARKPGDEVFSGTINCEAALEVEVTRLSSESVLARVVDMVAQAEAQKGKRQRFAQRLERTVAPLVMASAVVFPVVLVLLGTPMKEAVLRAVGLLVAASPCALAISTPSAVLSAVAAAARGGVLIKGGIYLELLSGIRAIAFDKTGTLTVGRPRLLTTWAAPGVTREELLGTAASVEALSAHPLAKAVVDGAAEARVAVPVGRDLEAIHGQGIRAKVGDDAVEVGSTALFAGEAIPAEVTAEVARLEEAGQTTMVVRRAGRYLGVLGVADTLRGGARQVVQALKAGGIEHTVMLSGDNALVARSIAQQVGLDEAKAPLMPVDKVTAVKELGRTYPVAMVGDGVNDAPALAAAAVGVAMGGAGSDAALETADVVLMSDDLAKLPFALELSKRATAVMKQNLVIALGVSAVLVVAAVLGITRISQAVVLHEGSTLLVVFNGLRLLAFRPKTPASPPQPATGPQPAAG, encoded by the coding sequence ATGTCGGAGCAGAAGAAGAGCGGTGCGCGGTTCGGCTCGTTGAACATCAAGGGCCTCAAGGAGGCGCAAGCAGGCGGAAACGCCGTGCAGCGCCACGTCCACGGCCCGGGGTGCAACCACGACCATGGCCATGAAGGCCACGGTCACGACCACGACGACGCGGACGGATTGACCCACGTCCACACTGCTTCCTGCTCCCATGGCCACGACCACGGGCATGACCACCACGGCCATGCCCACTCCCAGCGCGTCATCCGTCCGCCGGGCCACCGTCCGGCGGAAGGAGGCGGCTCGGCGCTCCAGTTGGATTTGGAAGGCACGCTGCCGGGAGAGACGGACGACCAGGGCCGCTTCGCGCGGCTGGAGGCGGCCCTGGAGTCGCAGCACGGCATCACCGACGTGCACCTGCGCCGCGACGCGGGACACGCGGAGGTGTGCATCCACTACGAGCCGTCGCTGGTGAGCGTCACCCAGTTGCTGAAGCTGGCTCGGAAGACAGGAGAGCAGGTGGCCGCGCGCTACCTGCATCACACCTGGTTCGTGCGCGGGATGGACTCCGCGGACGCGGCCCAGGTCATCGAGCACGCTGTCTCCAAGATGAAGGGCGTGCTCACCGCCAGCGTCGCGTACGCCAGCGAGCGCCTGGTCATCGAATACGACAAGGCGGAGTTGAAGCTCCCGGACGTGGAGGCCCGGGTGAAGTCGCTCGGGCACGGGCTGGAAGTGCCCATGGCGGGCCACGCCTGTTCGCACCACGCGCACGGTGGCGGACTTGCGCCGCTGCTGGAGCTGCCCCTGGTGGTCGTGTCCGGCGTGCTGCTGGCGGCGGGCTTCGTGGTGGACCACTTCGCGCTGGCCCCGCCGCTGGTGGCCACGGTGCTCTGGGCGCTGTCGATGGCGAGCGGCGGCTTCTTCGCCATCCGCGGCTCGGTGCAGTCCATCGCGCAGCTGCGCATCGACATCGAGACGATGATGGTGGTGGCGGCGCTGGGCGCGGCGGTGCTCGGCGCCTGGTTCGAGGGCGCGTTCCTGCTCTTCCTCTTCAGCGCGGGCCACGCGCTGGAGCACCGGGCCATGGAAAAGGCGCGCCGCTCCATTGAAGCGCTGGGCCAGCTGCGTCCGGAGGTGGCGCGCGTGCGCCGGGGCTCGGAGGTGGTGGAGGTGCCGGTGGCGGACGTGAAGCGCGGTGAGCGCATCGTCGTGCGCCCGGGCGACCGCGTCCCGCTGGATGGCGTCATCCTCGAAGGCAAGAGCTCCCTGGACCAGGCGGCCATCACCGGCGAGTCCATGCCGGTGGCGCGCAAGCCGGGCGACGAGGTGTTCTCCGGCACCATCAACTGCGAGGCGGCGCTGGAGGTGGAGGTGACGCGCCTGTCGTCGGAGTCCGTGCTGGCGCGCGTGGTGGACATGGTGGCGCAGGCGGAGGCGCAGAAGGGCAAGCGGCAGCGCTTCGCCCAGCGGCTGGAGCGCACCGTGGCGCCGCTCGTGATGGCGTCCGCGGTGGTGTTCCCGGTGGTGCTGGTGCTGCTGGGTACGCCGATGAAGGAAGCGGTGCTGCGCGCGGTGGGGCTGCTGGTGGCCGCGTCGCCGTGCGCGCTCGCCATCTCCACGCCGTCCGCCGTGCTCTCCGCGGTGGCGGCGGCCGCGCGCGGCGGCGTGCTCATCAAGGGCGGCATCTACCTGGAGCTCTTGAGCGGCATCCGCGCCATCGCCTTCGACAAGACGGGGACCCTCACCGTGGGCCGCCCCCGGCTGCTCACCACGTGGGCCGCGCCGGGCGTGACGCGCGAGGAGCTGCTGGGCACCGCCGCGAGCGTGGAGGCGCTGTCCGCGCACCCGCTGGCCAAGGCAGTGGTGGACGGCGCCGCCGAGGCTCGCGTCGCCGTGCCCGTGGGCCGCGACCTGGAGGCCATCCACGGCCAGGGCATCCGCGCGAAGGTGGGCGATGACGCGGTGGAGGTGGGCAGCACGGCCCTCTTCGCGGGCGAGGCGATTCCCGCGGAGGTCACCGCCGAGGTGGCGCGGCTGGAGGAGGCGGGCCAGACGACGATGGTGGTGCGCCGCGCGGGCCGCTACCTGGGCGTGCTGGGCGTTGCGGACACGCTGCGCGGCGGCGCCCGGCAGGTGGTGCAGGCGCTGAAGGCAGGCGGCATCGAGCACACGGTGATGCTGTCCGGCGACAACGCGCTCGTGGCCCGTTCCATCGCGCAGCAGGTGGGCCTGGACGAGGCGAAGGCGCCGCTGATGCCCGTGGACAAGGTGACGGCGGTGAAGGAGCTGGGCCGCACATACCCGGTGGCCATGGTGGGCGACGGCGTCAACGACGCGCCCGCGCTCGCCGCCGCCGCGGTGGGCGTGGCCATGGGCGGCGCCGGCAGCGACGCGGCGCTGGAGACGGCGGACGTGGTGCTGATGAGCGACGACCTGGCGAAGCTGCCCTTCGCGCTGGAGCTGTCCAAGCGCGCCACGGCGGTGATGAAGCAAAACCTGGTCATCGCGCTGGGTGTGAGCGCGGTGCTCGTCGTTGCCGCCGTGCTGGGCATCACGCGCATCAGCCAGGCCGTGGTGCTCCACGAGGGCAGCACGCTGCTCGTCGTCTTCAACGGCCTGCGCCTGCTCGCCTTCCGTCCGAAGACGCCCGCCTCGCCGCCCCAGCCCGCCACGGGCCCGCAGCCCGCCGCCGGTTAG
- a CDS encoding L-serine ammonia-lyase: MPVSVFDLFKIGIGPSSSHTVGPMRAARTFVVGLSDAGLLERVTRLKVELFGSLGATGKGHGSDKAVLLGLRGDTPEDVDVEKVPAIVAHWRTEGRVSLLQRLVLPFRDGEHLVMHKRKVLPYHPNGMRFTAFSEGGETLACRIYYSVGGGFVVDEQAATGADPLRAESASVPLPFKSAEELLKHCEREKQPISTVMLRNELTSRSEEDIRAGLLRIWTVMQECVTRGYTTGGILPGGLKVERRAAAMYQRLISRPEAGLTNPLTVLDWVNLYALAVNEENAAGGRVVTAPTNGAAGIIPAVLHYYWRFVPGANADGVVRFLLTAGAIGSLYKENASISGAEVGCQGEVGSACSMAAGGLAEVLGGTPLQVENAAEIAMEHNLGLTCDPIGGLVQVPCIERNAMASVKAINAVRMALSGDGRHFVSLDKVIKTMRDTGRDMKDKYKETARGGLAVNVLEVANLSVGLPEC, encoded by the coding sequence ATGCCTGTCAGCGTCTTCGACCTCTTCAAGATTGGAATTGGACCCTCCAGCTCGCACACGGTGGGGCCCATGCGCGCGGCCCGCACGTTCGTGGTGGGGCTGTCGGACGCGGGGCTCCTGGAGCGCGTGACGCGGCTCAAGGTGGAGCTGTTCGGCTCGCTGGGCGCGACGGGCAAGGGACACGGCAGCGACAAGGCGGTGTTGCTGGGCCTGCGCGGCGACACGCCCGAGGACGTGGACGTGGAGAAGGTGCCGGCCATCGTCGCGCACTGGCGCACGGAGGGGCGCGTGTCGCTGCTCCAGCGGCTGGTGCTCCCCTTCCGCGACGGCGAGCACCTGGTGATGCACAAGCGCAAGGTGCTGCCCTACCACCCCAACGGCATGCGCTTCACCGCGTTCAGCGAGGGCGGGGAGACGCTGGCCTGCCGCATCTACTACTCGGTGGGCGGCGGCTTCGTGGTGGACGAGCAGGCTGCGACGGGCGCGGATCCGCTGCGCGCGGAGAGCGCGTCGGTGCCGCTGCCTTTCAAGTCCGCGGAGGAGCTGCTCAAGCACTGCGAGCGGGAGAAGCAGCCCATCAGTACGGTGATGCTGCGCAACGAACTGACGTCGCGGAGCGAGGAGGACATCCGGGCGGGGCTCCTGCGCATCTGGACGGTGATGCAGGAGTGCGTGACGCGCGGGTACACCACGGGGGGCATCCTTCCCGGCGGGTTGAAGGTGGAGCGGCGCGCGGCGGCGATGTACCAGCGGCTCATCAGCCGGCCGGAGGCGGGGCTCACCAATCCGTTGACGGTGCTGGACTGGGTGAACCTGTACGCGCTCGCGGTGAACGAGGAGAACGCGGCGGGCGGGCGCGTCGTCACGGCGCCCACCAACGGCGCGGCGGGCATCATCCCGGCGGTGCTGCACTACTACTGGCGCTTCGTGCCGGGAGCGAACGCGGACGGCGTGGTGCGCTTCCTCCTCACGGCGGGGGCCATTGGCTCGCTCTACAAGGAGAACGCCTCCATCAGCGGCGCGGAGGTGGGCTGCCAGGGTGAGGTGGGCAGCGCGTGCTCCATGGCGGCGGGAGGGCTCGCGGAGGTGCTGGGCGGCACGCCGTTGCAGGTGGAGAACGCGGCGGAGATCGCCATGGAGCACAACCTGGGGCTCACCTGCGACCCGATTGGCGGACTGGTGCAGGTGCCCTGCATCGAGCGCAACGCGATGGCGTCCGTGAAGGCCATCAACGCCGTGCGCATGGCGCTGTCCGGTGACGGGAGGCACTTCGTCAGCCTGGACAAGGTCATCAAGACGATGCGCGACACCGGGCGCGACATGAAGGACAAGTACAAGGAGACCGCGCGCGGCGGCCTCGCGGTCAACGTCCTGGAGGTCGCGAACCTCAGCGTCGGCCTCCCGGAGTGCTGA
- a CDS encoding protein kinase domain-containing protein: MANRHDRDDGPSAPGSAPRVSTSRETYGTGRGSAPATGRGGAEASAPSRGAGGGESQRLSSRQVGRFVPLKVLGQGGMGVVYAAYDPDLDRKVALKLLRVKGGHEDLEQGRARLLREAQAMARISHPNVIPVFEVGQWDHQVYVAMALVDGGTLRDWTKAKPRSWQELLDKYLAAGRGLEAAHTAGLVHRDFKPANVLVGKDGRVYVTDFGLARPMGEAEDDDEDGERTRPVGDDSPLNSQLTQAGLVMGTPAYMSPEQFRGELLDSRSDQFSFCAALYRALYGIRPFDPDELSRVASQLRPQGGADDEPGVTGAAAVQVLPPSPILEPPRESKVPAWVRRALMKGLSLEPRDRFRSMAELLTVLGQRERRALLQRRAGAAVAATVVLGVAGGVAWSRSQVCEGAPALVAERWGPDAREKVMQSFLATKSPVAQDMARRVGVVLDGYGAEWAKQHTAACEDTRVREVQTEELLSQRFVCLERRRKDLGALVATLQTADVALVDKSLDAAYALPSPGDCADVESLTELQPRPADPARRVELDALEGTLAEVKARVDLSRMPKALEMAKAAEARVMATGYLPLMAELRFHLGWAQAVLGDKAAGGAVLEQAVYDAEAGRADRLAVSVMNKLLYVDGEQEQFALAQRWGRLGEATLKRVGGDAVLESDLKVNAANLALMQDHPDDALKLLEQASGLLAKALPEGHPKRARVAFTLGRTLLETGKSAQAVTVLKDALAQTEKAVGPVHLDTARRHQALSMALREQRDFTGALEHARVSVSLHRTLLGNESVKLAEALDEEGMSLLALKRYPDALRDYEEALKVKEAKLGAEDELVYYSLDGVGQAQLGLGRTRDAIASLKQALSFKDVQEDSLGESGFALAQALWTEGEESEARDAASQALARFRSAGRTAQSKEVEAWLSARPAPVVKAKAVPVSAGRGGKRRR; the protein is encoded by the coding sequence ATGGCGAACCGGCATGACAGGGACGACGGGCCTTCCGCGCCCGGCTCCGCGCCGCGCGTTTCGACGTCGCGAGAAACTTACGGTACGGGTCGCGGCAGCGCGCCCGCGACGGGGCGGGGTGGGGCGGAGGCGTCGGCGCCTTCGCGTGGGGCGGGGGGCGGCGAGTCGCAGCGGCTGTCCTCGCGTCAGGTGGGCCGGTTCGTTCCGCTGAAGGTGCTGGGGCAGGGGGGCATGGGGGTGGTGTACGCCGCCTATGACCCCGACCTGGACCGCAAGGTGGCGCTGAAGCTCCTGCGGGTGAAGGGCGGCCACGAGGACCTGGAGCAGGGGCGGGCGCGGCTGTTGCGCGAGGCGCAGGCCATGGCGCGCATCTCCCATCCCAACGTCATCCCCGTCTTCGAGGTGGGGCAGTGGGACCACCAGGTCTACGTGGCGATGGCGCTGGTGGACGGCGGCACGCTGCGCGACTGGACGAAGGCGAAGCCCCGGTCGTGGCAGGAGCTGTTGGACAAGTACCTGGCGGCGGGGCGGGGCCTGGAGGCGGCGCATACGGCGGGGCTGGTGCACAGGGACTTCAAGCCGGCCAACGTGCTGGTGGGCAAGGACGGGCGCGTCTACGTCACGGACTTCGGGCTGGCGCGGCCCATGGGCGAGGCGGAGGACGACGACGAGGACGGCGAGCGCACGCGGCCGGTGGGAGACGACTCGCCGTTGAACTCGCAGCTCACGCAGGCGGGCCTGGTGATGGGCACGCCCGCGTACATGTCCCCGGAGCAGTTCCGGGGCGAGCTGCTGGACTCGCGGTCGGATCAATTCAGCTTCTGCGCGGCGCTGTACCGCGCGCTGTATGGCATCCGCCCGTTCGACCCGGACGAGCTTTCGCGGGTGGCGTCCCAGCTGCGGCCCCAGGGGGGCGCGGATGACGAGCCCGGCGTGACGGGCGCCGCGGCGGTGCAGGTGCTGCCGCCGTCGCCCATCCTGGAGCCGCCGCGCGAATCGAAGGTGCCGGCGTGGGTGCGTCGCGCGCTGATGAAGGGACTGTCGCTGGAGCCTCGCGACCGGTTCCGCTCCATGGCGGAGCTGCTGACGGTGCTGGGCCAGCGTGAGCGGCGCGCCCTGCTCCAGCGCCGCGCGGGAGCGGCGGTGGCGGCCACGGTGGTGCTGGGCGTGGCGGGCGGGGTGGCGTGGTCGCGCTCCCAGGTGTGCGAGGGGGCGCCGGCCCTGGTAGCGGAGCGCTGGGGACCGGACGCGCGCGAGAAGGTGATGCAGTCGTTCCTCGCGACGAAGAGCCCGGTGGCGCAGGACATGGCGCGCCGGGTGGGCGTGGTGCTGGACGGCTACGGCGCGGAGTGGGCGAAGCAGCACACGGCTGCGTGCGAGGACACGCGCGTGCGCGAGGTGCAGACGGAAGAGCTGTTGTCCCAGCGCTTCGTGTGCCTGGAGCGGCGGCGCAAGGACCTGGGCGCGCTGGTGGCCACGTTGCAGACGGCGGACGTGGCGCTGGTGGACAAGTCGCTGGACGCGGCGTACGCGCTGCCCTCGCCGGGCGACTGCGCGGACGTGGAGTCGCTGACGGAGCTGCAGCCCCGGCCCGCGGATCCCGCGAGGCGCGTGGAGCTGGATGCACTGGAGGGGACGCTGGCGGAGGTGAAGGCCCGCGTGGACCTGAGCCGGATGCCCAAGGCGCTGGAGATGGCGAAGGCCGCGGAAGCGCGCGTCATGGCCACGGGCTACCTGCCGTTGATGGCGGAGCTGAGGTTCCACCTGGGCTGGGCGCAGGCGGTGCTGGGCGACAAGGCCGCGGGCGGCGCGGTGCTGGAGCAGGCCGTCTACGACGCGGAGGCCGGCAGGGCGGACCGGCTCGCGGTGTCGGTGATGAACAAGCTGCTCTATGTGGACGGCGAGCAGGAGCAGTTCGCGCTCGCGCAGCGCTGGGGCCGGCTGGGCGAGGCGACGCTCAAGCGCGTGGGCGGCGACGCGGTGCTGGAGAGCGACCTGAAGGTGAACGCGGCCAACCTCGCGCTGATGCAGGACCACCCGGACGACGCGCTGAAGCTGCTGGAGCAGGCGTCGGGGCTCCTGGCGAAGGCGCTGCCGGAGGGGCACCCCAAGCGGGCGCGGGTGGCGTTCACGCTGGGGCGCACGCTGCTGGAGACAGGCAAGAGCGCGCAGGCGGTGACGGTGCTGAAGGACGCGCTCGCCCAGACGGAGAAGGCGGTGGGCCCCGTGCACCTGGACACGGCGCGCCGGCATCAGGCGCTGTCCATGGCGCTGCGCGAACAGCGGGACTTCACCGGGGCGCTGGAGCACGCGCGGGTGTCGGTGTCGCTGCATCGCACGCTCCTGGGGAACGAGAGCGTGAAGCTGGCGGAGGCGCTGGACGAGGAGGGCATGAGCCTGCTCGCGCTCAAGCGCTACCCGGACGCGCTGCGGGACTACGAGGAAGCGCTGAAGGTGAAGGAGGCGAAGCTGGGGGCAGAGGACGAGCTGGTCTACTACTCGCTGGACGGAGTGGGGCAGGCGCAGCTGGGCCTGGGCCGCACGCGCGACGCGATTGCCTCGCTGAAGCAGGCGCTGTCCTTCAAGGACGTGCAGGAGGACTCGCTGGGCGAGTCCGGCTTCGCGCTGGCGCAGGCGCTGTGGACAGAGGGCGAGGAGTCGGAGGCGCGCGACGCGGCGTCACAGGCGCTCGCGCGCTTCAGGTCCGCGGGGCGCACGGCGCAGTCGAAGGAGGTCGAGGCGTGGCTCTCCGCTCGGCCCGCGCCGGTGGTGAAGGCGAAGGCGGTGCCCGTGTCCGCCGGGCGCGGTGGCAAGCGCAGGCGGTAG
- a CDS encoding GNAT family N-acetyltransferase gives MILRNVTDEDLPLFFEHQRDAVALRMAAFPSRERDAFLTHWRTKVLRPENVTRTIVVGGLVAGYIGSWEQDGKRLIAYWMGREHWGKGITTRALSEFLVLEPIRPLHAWVAVHNVGSIRVLEKCGFRTVAQESPQHADGVAEVLMTLGPT, from the coding sequence GTGATCCTACGCAACGTTACAGATGAAGACCTCCCGCTCTTCTTCGAGCACCAACGGGACGCAGTCGCGCTGCGCATGGCCGCATTCCCGTCGCGGGAACGCGATGCCTTCCTGACCCACTGGCGCACGAAGGTTCTCCGCCCCGAGAACGTGACCCGCACCATCGTCGTTGGCGGCCTGGTCGCTGGGTACATCGGCAGTTGGGAACAGGACGGCAAGCGCCTCATCGCCTATTGGATGGGTCGCGAGCACTGGGGCAAGGGCATCACGACACGGGCGCTCTCGGAGTTCCTCGTGCTTGAGCCGATTCGTCCGCTCCATGCGTGGGTCGCGGTCCACAACGTCGGGTCGATCCGCGTCCTCGAGAAGTGTGGCTTCCGCACGGTGGCCCAGGAGAGCCCGCAGCACGCGGACGGAGTTGCCGAGGTACTCATGACGCTGGGTCCGACCTGA